One window from the genome of Montipora foliosa isolate CH-2021 chromosome 5, ASM3666993v2, whole genome shotgun sequence encodes:
- the LOC138003276 gene encoding uncharacterized protein — protein sequence MATGDLRNNLRKLVFELKQIHYPHCELDLHSVAQGIPKAFLPVLHHVFLDYSISLAQHFASKEYDLYGKTDLRFLETVYKILRDEFGYKPQVTKEQFLAIGFAERKIITVCAILKLLRSKHNDLRPQNSRSEKKRGKLQVICEEDGNKENVKGKSNQCKPYYLPGPLPVGTDMRSFQSNKKAIEAGLGLREPLVTRMVADKDSNFEGNEKLSSETEDPSCGKKDSEQLRPSSHVAKKSTPQNFVANNVEKHFVIKNPVLRNADLRSMLFTRKHSAHVADMEESNAQGQSHVKSVTWDDEAKYPYDTETEGREEITDRASMSCEPIGPMSISVPASIHSIPDSAPLPSYYPVDMGTKVGMTTIPCPVSMTTAPMPSPELMLTPVVKGSQSETLPLSSCEKESQFQHDTVPTCIPISGLPQTQVVRHLNSIEAQCVAPSNIGVQTKAEVFVLRQQVQELQEKLDSVLLSNNEMSARVVLLESKMKLLEEACQKKCYCDTQSLLLVQSKDKTPRQIDCTVVTGFNACADKDTGTSKSITPVSNGEIRGFNANLKSVSKHNSTKCNRNLFTETGQSITRGGSEDDEASQNDLTFISEKSDEGSSCSDLGKTQGIEEAKTVSPEDKDDCIVISPLPSISKLSGVFKDSSSTVLNTVVNVHKRLEETRDLLVKSNRNFAEKFSHHLSE from the coding sequence ATGGCTACCGGGGATCTGAGAAACAATCTTCGTAAGCTGGTTTTCGAGTTAAAACAAATTCACTATCCACATTGTGAACTTGACCTACACAGTGTTGCTCAAGGCATCCCAAAAGCTTTTCTTCCTGTACTTCATCATGTTTTTCTTGACTACTCAATTTCACTTGCACAGCACTTCGCATCTAAAGAATACGACTTATATGGGAAGACAGATCTACGCTTTTTGGAAACTGTTTACAAGATTCTTCGAGATGAATTTGGATATAAGCCCCAAGTCACTAAGGAACAATTTCTCGCTATCGGGTTTGCTGAAAGAAAAATCATAACTGTGTGTGCAATTTTGAAACTTCTCAGAAGCAAACACAATGATCTTCGACCCCAGAATAGCAGATCCGAAAAGAAGAGAGGAAAACTACAGGTGATCTGTGAAGAAGATGGAAATAAGGAAAACGTAAAAGGTAAAAGCAACCAGTGTAAGCCTTATTACTTACCTGGGCCTCTCCCAGTTGGTACTGACATGAGAAGCTTTCAGAGTAATAAGAAAGCTATAGAAGCTGGACTTGGATTGAGGGAACCTCTGGTAACGCGTATGGTAGCTGACAAGGACTCCAACTTTGAGGGTAATGAGAAGCTTTCATCTGAAACAGAAGATCCATCTTGCGGAAAAAAAGACAGTGAGCAACTTAGACCATCGAGCCACGTTGCAAAAAAATCTACCCCACAGAATTTTGTTGCCAATAATGTTGAGAAACATTTTGTTATTAAAAATCCAGTTTTGAGAAATGCTGATTTGAGATCCATGCTGTTTACAAGAAAACACTCAGCTCACGTGGCAGATATGGAAGAATCAAATGCTCAGGGACAGTCACATGTAAAATCCGTGACTTGGGATGATGAGGCAAAATATCCTTATGATACTGAAACTGAAGGAAGAGAAGAGATAACAGATAGAGCTTCAATGTCTTGTGAACCAATTGGTCCAATGTCAATTTCTGTTCCAGCAAGTATCCATTCAATACCTGACTCAGCACCCCTCCCCTCTTATTATCCTGTAGATATGGGAACTAAAGTAGGGATGACCACAATTCCATGTCCAGTTTCCATGACAACAGCCCCCATGCCAAGTCCTGAATTGATGCTTACACCAGTTGTTAAAGGTAGTCAGAGTGAGACTCTACCTCTTTCAAGTTGTGAAAAGGAATCACAATTTCAACATGACACAGTTCCTACATGTATACCTATTAGTGGCCTGCCACAAACACAAGTTGTGAGGCATTTAAATTCAATTGAAGCTCAATGTGTTGCCCCTTCAAACATTGGTGTTCAGACTAAAGCTGAGGTGTTTGTCCTTAGACAACAAGTTCAGGAGCTGCAAGAAAAGCTTGACTCTGTGTTGTTGTCAAACAATGAAATGTCTGCAAGAGTTGTGCTTCTTGAGAGCAAAATGAAGTTACTTGAGGAAGCCTGTCAAAAGAAATGTTACTGTGATACTCAGAGTCTGTTGCTTGTACAAAGCAAAGACAAAACACCAAGACAAATTGATTGCACTGTTGTCACTGGTTTTAATGCCTGTGCTGACAAAGATACAGGTACCAGCAAGAGTATTACTCCAGTGTCCAATGGAGAAATCAGAGGCTTTAATGCTAACCTCAAGTCTGTTTCAAAACACAATTCTACCAAATGCAACAGGAATCTGTTTACAGAAACTGGACAGTCAATAACAAGAGGGGGTTCTGAAGATGATGAAGCAAGTCAAAATGACTTGACATTCATTTCAGAGAAATCTGATGAAGGATCTTCTTGCAGTGATTTGGGAAAGACACAGGGAATAGAGGAAGCAAAAACTGTTTCGCCAGAAGATAAAGATGACTGTATTGTCATCAGTCCCCTGCCTTCAATTTCCAAGCTTTCAGGAGTATTTAAAGACTCCTCAAGCACTGTACTTAATACTGTAGTCAATGTTCATAAAAGGCTGGAAGAAACTAGAGATCTGCTTGTAAAGTCCAACAGAAATTTTGCAGAGAAATTTAGTCATCATC